GGAGCGCTCGAGGCAGCGGGCGGAGGAGGATCTCCGGAAGGGGCTGGTCGAGCGGAACGCCTTCGACGTCCCCGCCACCCTGGTGAAGCGCCAGACGATGGCGATGATGCAGGACACCTTCCAGCGGCTCGCCTCCCAGGGACTGGACCTGAAGAAAATGAACCTGGACGTCGATAAGATGTCGGAGCGGTTCGCCCCCAACGCGGAGCGGATGGTCCGGGTGAGCCTGCTGATCGACGCGATCGCGAAGGCGGAAGGGATGGACGTCCCCTTCTCCGAGATCGACGCGGAGATGAAGGCGATGGCGGAGGGGGGCGGGATGGAGTACGAGAAGGTCCGCGAGCTGTACGGTTCCGAGGAGCGGCTCGACTCCCTGCGGGACCGGCTCCTGGAGCGGAAAGTGATGGCGTTCCTGCTTTCGAACGCCGATTCGAAGGAGGTCGCCCCCGAATGAACCTGGTTCCCATCGTCGTCGAGCAGACCAGCCGCGGCGAACGTTCCTACGACATCTACTCCCGGCTCCTGAAGGACCGGATCGTCTTCATCGGGAGCCCGGTCGACGACGACATCGCCAACCTGGTGATCGCCCAGCTCCTCTTCCTCGAGGCGGAGGATCCGGACAAGGACATCAACATCTACATCAACTCCCCCGGCGGGGTCGTGACCGCGGGGATGGCGATCTACGACACGATGCAGTTCATCAAGCCCCCGGTGGCGACGGTCTGCCTCGGGCAGGCGGCGTCGATGGCGGCGGTCCTCCTGGCCGGCGGCGCGGCGGGGAAGCGGACGGCGCTGCCCAACGCCCGGATCCTGATCCACCAGCCGATGGGCGGGACGCGGGGACAGGCCACCGACATCAAGATCCAGGCCGAGGAGATCCTCCGGATGCGGGAGCACCTGAACATGATCCTGTCGAAGCACACGGGACAGCCGCTGGACCGGATCTCCAACGATACCGAGAGGGATTACTACATGTCCTCGGAGCAGGCGAAGGCGTATGGTATAATCGATCAGGTGGTCGCCAAGCGCAGCGCTGCTCCCAAACCGCTGGTCGACTGACGGAGGCCCCCTTGACCCGCAAATTCAACGACAAGGCGAACCTGCTGGTCTGCTCCTTCTGCGGGAAGGCGCAGAACGAGGTGCGCAAGCTCATCGCAGGACCCACGGTGTACATCTGCGACGAGTGCGTCGAGCTGTGCAACGACATCATCTCCGAAGAGTACGAGGTCGACGGCAGTCTCGAGGAAAAGC
The nucleotide sequence above comes from Deltaproteobacteria bacterium. Encoded proteins:
- the clpP gene encoding ATP-dependent Clp endopeptidase proteolytic subunit ClpP, whose amino-acid sequence is MNLVPIVVEQTSRGERSYDIYSRLLKDRIVFIGSPVDDDIANLVIAQLLFLEAEDPDKDINIYINSPGGVVTAGMAIYDTMQFIKPPVATVCLGQAASMAAVLLAGGAAGKRTALPNARILIHQPMGGTRGQATDIKIQAEEILRMREHLNMILSKHTGQPLDRISNDTERDYYMSSEQAKAYGIIDQVVAKRSAAPKPLVD